A stretch of the Cryomorphaceae bacterium 1068 genome encodes the following:
- a CDS encoding GreA/GreB family elongation factor — MTTAPKVELIRFLLENTNEKIKELQVQIEGLEESRNSESKSTAGDKHAVGRAMAQTELDNLSKRLIELKEQANSLKHLPSEKSAFVQTGSLVETTSGVYFMAMGMGKVELDGKIYFVISPASPIGQAMLGKRRDESVEFRGQEITLISIC; from the coding sequence ATGACCACTGCACCCAAAGTTGAACTTATTCGGTTTTTATTGGAAAATACCAACGAGAAAATCAAAGAACTCCAAGTCCAAATCGAAGGCTTGGAGGAATCACGCAATTCAGAATCGAAGAGCACCGCAGGCGATAAACACGCCGTCGGCCGCGCTATGGCTCAAACGGAACTCGACAATCTGAGCAAACGCTTGATTGAATTGAAGGAACAAGCCAACTCCCTCAAACACCTGCCATCGGAAAAATCAGCATTCGTCCAAACAGGGAGTTTGGTAGAAACCACATCGGGCGTTTATTTCATGGCAATGGGCATGGGCAAGGTTGAATTAGATGGCAAGATCTACTTTGTCATCTCCCCTGCATCTCCAATCGGTCAGGCCATGTTAGGAAAAAGAAGAGATGAGAGCGTGGAATTCCGAGGTCAAGAAATCACTCTGATTAGCATATGCTGA
- a CDS encoding uracil-DNA glycosylase family protein, producing MSLIHDIRQCTICCEHLPLGPKPILSGSSKSKIAIVSQAPGRIAHEAGIAFMDPSGRNLRKWLGVDEATFYNEDLFSIAPMGFCYPGKGKGGDLPPRPECAATWHDQLFDTLDGLELKLLIGQYSQKAYLGTNRKSTLTETVRTFNDYLPEFFPLPHPSPRNGIWMRKNPWFEKEVVPALQEKIKAVINH from the coding sequence ATGAGCCTAATTCATGACATCCGCCAATGCACCATCTGCTGTGAGCACCTTCCGCTCGGGCCCAAACCCATCTTAAGCGGGAGTAGTAAGAGCAAGATTGCCATCGTAAGTCAAGCCCCGGGTAGGATTGCCCATGAGGCGGGTATAGCCTTTATGGATCCTAGTGGGAGAAATCTGAGGAAATGGCTAGGTGTTGATGAAGCTACTTTTTACAACGAAGATCTATTTTCAATAGCGCCAATGGGCTTTTGCTATCCGGGAAAAGGAAAAGGCGGAGACCTGCCTCCACGACCGGAATGCGCAGCGACCTGGCACGATCAATTATTCGATACGCTGGATGGCTTGGAGCTGAAGCTGCTCATTGGCCAATACTCTCAAAAAGCTTACTTGGGCACTAATCGAAAATCGACCCTCACCGAAACGGTCAGAACCTTTAATGACTACCTTCCCGAATTCTTTCCACTCCCCCACCCGTCGCCTCGCAACGGAATATGGATGCGAAAGAATCCTTGGTTTGAAAAAGAGGTCGTGCCCGCATTACAAGAGAAGATAAAAGCTGTCATCAATCACTAA
- a CDS encoding S9 family peptidase yields the protein MTNSALSVIPEIPVEDFFKNPEISAFRISPDGKYYSYLAPWKSRMNIFVKEVGSDEAKRITGQTDRDIQDCFWASAERIVYLKDDNGDENFYLVALDPDGSDLKPLTRIEGVRTQIIDDLEEDKEHMIVGLNKRNPQLFDPYRLNVKTGNLELIMENPGNITGWMTDHDGKLRVAMTSDGVNTSLLYRDSEDQSFETILTTSFKETLSPEFFTFDNKKLYASSNLGRDKSAIVVFDPKTGKEENVLYEDPDFDVSGLGFSQKEKKLTAVSYTGIKHKYHFFDEERKAMHEKLQKEFPEMEIYFVSRNDEEDKFIIRTHSDKSLGAYSLYDKANGELTFIGNTAPWLDEKHMASATPIKYQSRDGLTIHGYLTLPAGYDMDSAKGLPVVVNPHGGPWARDTWGFNPEIQLMANRGFAVLQMNFRGSTGFGRKFWEASFREWGKKMQDDITDGVNWLIEKGIADKDRVAIYGASYGGYATLAGMAFTPSMYACGIDYVGVSNLFTFMGTIPPYWEPFKKMMYEMVGDPEDEKDAEMLRAASPVFHADKITAPLFVAQGAKDPRVNVDESDQMVAAMKKRGVEVEYMVKENEGHGFRNEENRFEFYRAMEHFLAGHL from the coding sequence ATGACAAACTCAGCTCTCTCGGTAATTCCCGAGATTCCGGTAGAAGACTTTTTTAAAAACCCCGAGATTTCCGCCTTTCGGATTTCGCCCGATGGGAAATACTACTCGTATTTAGCGCCGTGGAAGAGCAGGATGAACATCTTCGTGAAAGAAGTGGGCAGCGATGAGGCGAAACGAATTACCGGCCAAACGGATCGCGATATCCAAGATTGTTTTTGGGCCAGTGCAGAACGAATCGTTTACCTTAAAGATGACAACGGGGATGAGAATTTCTACCTCGTAGCTTTAGATCCCGATGGAAGTGATCTAAAGCCCCTCACGAGAATAGAAGGAGTGCGAACCCAAATCATCGACGATTTGGAAGAAGACAAGGAACACATGATCGTGGGGCTGAATAAGCGCAACCCGCAGCTTTTTGATCCTTACCGCCTCAATGTGAAAACGGGCAATCTGGAATTGATCATGGAGAATCCTGGTAACATTACGGGCTGGATGACCGATCACGACGGCAAGCTCCGCGTGGCCATGACCAGTGATGGGGTGAATACTTCCTTGCTCTACCGCGATTCAGAAGATCAGTCTTTCGAAACCATTCTCACCACCAGCTTTAAGGAGACACTCAGCCCTGAGTTTTTCACTTTTGACAACAAGAAACTTTACGCAAGTAGTAATTTGGGCCGAGATAAATCGGCCATCGTCGTATTCGATCCCAAAACGGGAAAAGAGGAAAACGTGCTCTACGAAGATCCTGACTTCGATGTGAGCGGATTGGGCTTTAGCCAAAAAGAGAAAAAGCTCACCGCCGTTTCGTACACGGGCATCAAGCACAAATACCATTTCTTTGACGAGGAGAGGAAAGCCATGCACGAGAAGTTGCAAAAGGAGTTCCCCGAGATGGAAATTTACTTTGTCTCGAGAAATGATGAAGAGGATAAATTTATCATCAGAACACATAGCGACAAGTCACTCGGTGCTTACAGTTTATATGATAAGGCGAATGGTGAACTGACTTTTATTGGCAATACGGCACCCTGGCTTGACGAAAAACATATGGCTTCGGCGACGCCAATCAAATACCAAAGCCGCGATGGATTGACCATTCACGGTTACCTTACTTTGCCGGCAGGCTACGATATGGATTCGGCTAAAGGCCTGCCCGTAGTGGTCAATCCACACGGAGGACCATGGGCCAGAGACACATGGGGCTTCAATCCCGAAATTCAGTTGATGGCCAATCGAGGTTTCGCTGTATTGCAAATGAACTTCCGTGGATCAACGGGATTTGGTCGCAAGTTCTGGGAAGCCTCCTTCCGCGAATGGGGAAAGAAGATGCAAGACGACATCACCGACGGTGTGAACTGGTTGATAGAAAAAGGTATCGCTGACAAAGACCGCGTGGCTATCTATGGCGCCAGCTATGGCGGGTATGCTACCCTTGCAGGAATGGCCTTTACACCCAGCATGTACGCTTGTGGAATTGACTACGTAGGCGTGTCGAATCTTTTCACTTTTATGGGAACTATCCCTCCGTATTGGGAGCCGTTTAAAAAGATGATGTACGAAATGGTGGGCGATCCTGAAGACGAAAAGGACGCAGAGATGCTCCGCGCAGCTTCCCCTGTTTTTCATGCTGATAAAATCACAGCACCTCTTTTCGTAGCTCAAGGAGCAAAAGATCCACGCGTAAATGTGGATGAAAGCGATCAGATGGTGGCAGCAATGAAAAAGCGAGGAGTTGAGGTGGAGTATATGGTGAAGGAGAACGAAGGACACGGCTTCAGAAATGAAGAGAACCGCTTTGAATTTTACAGGGCGATGGAGCACTTTCTCGCGGGGCATTTATAA
- a CDS encoding FAD/NAD(P)-binding oxidoreductase, protein MKSHYEVIIVGGGTGGIMTAAQLKRKRPNTEVAIIEPAKDHVYQPAWTLVGAGTFDYDATIRPEKDQIPKGVEWIKDFATTFDPENNKVSTKSSGDFTYDYLVLTPGIQMDLDALPGLKEALGKDGVCSNYTDPNYTWEVLKKFAGGNAVFTQPATPIKCGGAPQKIMYLAEHYLRKNGLRDMSNVIFATPGSVIFGVKEFAKTLNKIILERDIIFKPYYAPSRIDGPNKTIYFHYSEPGENGCVINEGNLINERLEGETVIAMPYDMLHLAPPQSAPDFIKDSPFSFKEGANKGWMNVDINTLQNPDYPNVFGLGDSAALPTAKTGAAIRKQAPVVVGNIIHIMNHDSKPQEKYEGYSSCPLVTGYGKMVLAEFKYGNVRDSDPFLSKFVDTTKEQYSMWILKKYGLPYLYWNQMMKGKM, encoded by the coding sequence ATGAAATCACATTATGAAGTAATTATAGTAGGCGGTGGAACGGGAGGAATAATGACTGCTGCTCAGTTAAAAAGAAAGAGACCCAACACTGAGGTAGCTATTATCGAACCGGCAAAAGATCACGTCTATCAGCCGGCGTGGACGCTAGTAGGAGCGGGAACTTTCGATTACGATGCGACAATAAGACCCGAGAAAGATCAAATTCCGAAGGGGGTAGAGTGGATAAAAGACTTCGCAACGACTTTTGATCCTGAAAACAATAAAGTAAGCACCAAGTCATCCGGAGATTTCACCTATGATTATTTAGTTCTGACCCCGGGAATTCAAATGGACTTGGACGCCCTTCCAGGTCTGAAAGAAGCACTGGGAAAAGATGGGGTTTGCAGTAATTACACAGATCCAAATTATACTTGGGAAGTACTCAAGAAATTTGCTGGAGGAAATGCCGTATTCACGCAACCTGCTACTCCAATAAAGTGCGGTGGTGCACCTCAAAAAATCATGTATTTGGCGGAGCACTATTTGCGTAAGAATGGCCTCCGAGATATGTCCAACGTTATATTTGCTACGCCGGGCTCTGTGATTTTCGGAGTGAAAGAATTTGCGAAAACATTGAATAAGATCATTCTGGAAAGGGATATCATATTCAAGCCTTACTATGCGCCATCGAGGATAGATGGACCGAATAAGACCATCTACTTTCATTACTCAGAGCCAGGAGAGAATGGCTGTGTGATAAACGAAGGAAATTTGATTAATGAGCGACTCGAAGGTGAAACCGTGATTGCGATGCCTTACGATATGCTCCATTTGGCTCCGCCTCAGTCAGCCCCCGATTTCATTAAGGACTCTCCTTTTTCATTTAAAGAAGGTGCGAATAAAGGCTGGATGAATGTAGATATAAACACCTTGCAGAACCCTGATTATCCCAATGTATTTGGTTTGGGCGATTCGGCGGCATTGCCCACAGCAAAAACAGGAGCAGCTATTCGAAAGCAAGCACCTGTTGTAGTAGGTAATATCATCCATATCATGAACCACGACAGCAAGCCGCAGGAGAAATACGAAGGATATAGTTCCTGTCCATTGGTAACGGGTTATGGAAAAATGGTATTGGCCGAATTCAAGTATGGAAACGTGCGCGATAGCGATCCATTCCTCAGCAAGTTTGTGGATACTACCAAAGAGCAATACAGTATGTGGATCCTCAAAAAATACGGACTTCCTTATCTCTATTGGAATCAGATGATGAAGGGGAAAATGTAA
- a CDS encoding cytochrome ubiquinol oxidase subunit I — protein MDVEILARIQFAFTVAFHYIYPPLSIGIALVMVFMEGMYLRTGKKVYENMTRFWVKIFALTFGIGVATGIVMEFEFGTNWAVYSRYVGDVFGSALAAEGIFAFALESGFLGILLFGWNRVSKRVHFFSTIMVTLGAMFSAIWIVVANSWQQTPTGFHIVGEGMQARAEITDFWAMVFNPSSIERISHVWIGAFLAGAFLVMSVHAYYILKGRNIDLSKKAFGIALKVAVVSSLMQLFTGHQSAEVVAEYQPIKLAAMEGHYDSLSVADLYILGWVNAEKKKTTGLKVPGGLTFMLHQDVETPVKGLDAFPEEDHPDMINAVFQTYHIMVAIGMVLIGLSLFAAFHLYRGTLFEKRWLMWVFVPGVLLPQIANQFGWYTAEMGRQPWVVYGHLRTSNALSETVTANHVAFSLVLFTLVYMLLFGLFIYLLSRKIKHGPDDPELHQHSPRHSQMASSVNQ, from the coding sequence ATGGATGTTGAAATATTAGCTCGAATTCAGTTTGCCTTTACGGTAGCGTTCCATTACATCTACCCTCCATTGAGTATTGGTATTGCATTGGTTATGGTGTTTATGGAGGGTATGTACCTGCGTACGGGTAAGAAGGTGTATGAGAATATGACCCGTTTTTGGGTAAAGATATTTGCCTTGACTTTCGGTATTGGCGTCGCTACGGGAATTGTGATGGAGTTTGAATTCGGAACAAATTGGGCCGTCTACTCCAGGTATGTTGGTGATGTATTCGGCTCGGCTCTGGCTGCCGAAGGGATTTTTGCATTTGCATTGGAGTCGGGATTTTTGGGCATTCTTCTTTTTGGTTGGAATCGAGTGAGCAAGAGGGTTCACTTTTTTTCTACTATAATGGTCACTTTGGGGGCGATGTTTTCTGCCATTTGGATTGTTGTGGCCAACTCTTGGCAACAGACTCCCACAGGATTTCACATTGTAGGAGAAGGTATGCAGGCACGAGCTGAGATTACAGATTTTTGGGCCATGGTATTCAATCCTTCTTCCATTGAGCGAATAAGTCATGTTTGGATCGGAGCTTTCTTGGCGGGAGCATTCTTGGTAATGAGTGTTCACGCCTATTACATCCTGAAGGGGCGCAATATCGATCTTTCGAAAAAGGCATTTGGAATAGCGCTGAAAGTGGCAGTTGTTTCTTCCTTGATGCAACTTTTTACGGGGCACCAAAGTGCGGAAGTTGTAGCCGAATATCAACCCATAAAATTGGCTGCTATGGAGGGGCATTATGATAGTCTTTCAGTAGCTGACCTCTATATTCTGGGTTGGGTCAATGCCGAGAAGAAAAAGACCACGGGACTGAAGGTGCCGGGTGGTTTGACCTTTATGCTTCATCAGGATGTTGAAACGCCTGTCAAGGGCTTGGATGCCTTTCCCGAAGAAGATCATCCCGATATGATTAATGCCGTATTTCAGACCTATCACATTATGGTAGCCATCGGGATGGTTCTCATTGGCTTGAGCCTCTTCGCCGCATTTCATCTTTATCGAGGTACCCTTTTTGAGAAGCGATGGCTCATGTGGGTTTTTGTACCGGGAGTCTTGCTTCCACAAATAGCCAATCAGTTTGGCTGGTATACTGCCGAAATGGGCCGTCAGCCTTGGGTGGTGTATGGGCACTTGAGAACAAGCAATGCTCTAAGCGAAACCGTAACGGCAAACCATGTGGCATTTTCACTCGTCCTGTTCACTCTCGTCTACATGCTCCTGTTCGGACTCTTCATATACCTTTTGAGTCGTAAGATTAAGCATGGCCCTGATGATCCCGAATTGCACCAACACAGTCCGCGTCATAGTCAAATGGCATCATCCGTAAATCAGTAG
- the cydB gene encoding cytochrome d ubiquinol oxidase subunit II: METFLGFDYPTLWFFVVGGVFTGYAILDGFDLGAGAVHLFFRKEKSRRIALNAIGPVWDGNEVWLVIGGGALFAGFPIIYANMFSAFYIPFMLFLVVLIFRAIGIEVRSKEENKTWRKFWDVAYSLSSILIAFLLGVVVGNIILGIPLDEDHLFRGSWLDFLNPYSILVAITTVALFMMHGSIYLTMKTEDRLYDRLTVLVKNSTIFFVMSLIVVTIYTLLYLPHMVDQLSAHPVMFIIPLIMMLAVANITRQISKRKYLYAFLSSALVMAMLLIIVALELYPTVIFAPNSPENSLTVYNAASSEKSLGIMLTFAAIGVPLVASYTAFVFYTFRGKVKLDETSY; the protein is encoded by the coding sequence ATGGAAACGTTTTTAGGATTCGACTACCCCACCTTATGGTTTTTTGTAGTGGGAGGTGTATTTACCGGATACGCCATATTGGATGGCTTTGATTTGGGAGCAGGAGCTGTGCACCTCTTTTTCAGGAAAGAAAAGAGCCGCCGTATTGCACTGAATGCCATTGGCCCTGTTTGGGACGGAAATGAAGTTTGGTTGGTTATTGGAGGTGGAGCCTTGTTTGCCGGTTTTCCCATTATCTATGCCAATATGTTCTCGGCTTTTTACATTCCGTTTATGCTCTTTTTGGTTGTGCTTATTTTTCGAGCCATCGGGATTGAGGTGCGCTCAAAAGAGGAGAATAAAACATGGAGAAAATTTTGGGATGTAGCCTACAGTTTATCTTCTATTTTGATAGCCTTTCTTCTGGGAGTAGTAGTAGGTAATATCATTCTTGGGATTCCCTTGGATGAAGATCACCTCTTTCGTGGTAGCTGGTTGGATTTTCTGAATCCTTATTCCATCTTGGTCGCTATTACGACGGTAGCACTATTCATGATGCATGGCTCTATATACCTCACCATGAAAACGGAGGACCGACTATACGACAGGCTAACCGTTCTCGTGAAGAATTCCACGATATTTTTTGTCATGAGCCTGATTGTCGTAACCATTTATACGCTACTCTATCTCCCGCATATGGTCGATCAACTCAGCGCGCATCCCGTGATGTTTATCATTCCTTTGATTATGATGCTGGCTGTTGCCAATATCACTCGCCAAATATCTAAGCGAAAGTACCTCTACGCATTTCTCTCTTCGGCTTTAGTAATGGCTATGCTGCTTATTATCGTGGCTCTAGAGCTTTATCCGACGGTGATTTTTGCTCCGAATAGTCCTGAAAATAGTCTGACCGTGTACAATGCAGCTTCTTCCGAGAAGTCATTGGGTATTATGCTCACTTTCGCTGCTATCGGAGTACCATTGGTCGCCTCGTATACTGCCTTCGTATTTTACACTTTCAGGGGAAAAGTGAAATTGGATGAAACGAGTTACTAA
- a CDS encoding urocanate hydratase, producing the protein METSIRENTKAFKELICEGIPNHLPDARPYDPDTNHAPKRKEILTPTEKKLALENALRYFDPKFHPILAPEFYKELNDFGRIYMLRFRPHYEMHARAISEYPAQTKQAAAIMLMIQNNLDPKVAQHPHELITYGGNGAVFQNWAQYLLTMKYLSEMTDEQTLVMYSGHPMGLFPSNKNAPRVVVTNGMMIPNYSKPDDWEKFNALGVTQYGQMTAGSYMYIGPQGIVHGTTITVLNAGRKISKHGEGLEGKLFVTSGLGGMSGAQPKAGNIAGCVSVTSEINPKAAHKRHEQGWVDEIITEMSELVERVKLAKANKEVVSIAYIGNTVDVWEQFYEEGIFVELGSDQTSLHNPWAGGYYPVGLTYEEANQMMVEDPEKFHSSVQESLKRQATAINKHSANGTYFFDYGNAFLLEAGRAGADVMADDGIHFKYSSYVQDIMGPMCFDYGFGPFRWVCASDKDSDLEKTDAIAAKVLEKIKENSPEEIQQQMSDNIRWIKAAGENKLVVGSKARILYADAEGRVKIAKAFNEAIALGDIGPVILGRDHHDVSGTDSPYRETSNIYDGSQFTADMAVQNFVGDAFRGATWVSLHNGGGVGWGEVINGGFGMLLDGSASSEKKLKSMLHWDVNNGIARRSWARNDEAIFAIKRAMEEESKLKVTLPNKVDSTLLDNLQ; encoded by the coding sequence TCACTTACCCGACGCAAGACCTTACGACCCTGATACGAATCACGCTCCGAAACGAAAAGAAATTCTGACTCCTACCGAAAAGAAATTGGCTTTGGAAAATGCGCTTCGGTATTTCGACCCTAAGTTTCACCCCATATTGGCTCCCGAGTTTTACAAAGAGCTGAATGATTTTGGCCGCATCTACATGCTCCGGTTCAGACCACATTATGAGATGCATGCCAGAGCCATATCTGAGTATCCGGCTCAAACAAAACAAGCAGCTGCCATCATGCTTATGATCCAAAACAACTTGGATCCAAAAGTGGCACAACACCCCCATGAGCTGATTACCTATGGAGGAAATGGTGCAGTATTTCAAAATTGGGCACAGTACCTGCTCACTATGAAGTATCTCTCTGAAATGACAGATGAACAGACATTGGTCATGTATAGTGGTCATCCAATGGGCCTGTTTCCATCCAACAAAAATGCCCCCAGAGTAGTGGTTACAAACGGAATGATGATTCCGAATTACTCCAAACCCGATGACTGGGAAAAGTTCAATGCACTGGGCGTAACTCAGTATGGACAAATGACTGCAGGATCTTATATGTACATCGGACCGCAGGGAATTGTACACGGTACAACCATCACTGTTTTGAATGCAGGTAGAAAAATTTCGAAACATGGAGAGGGACTGGAAGGAAAGCTATTCGTAACCAGTGGATTGGGAGGGATGAGTGGAGCTCAGCCAAAAGCCGGAAATATTGCAGGCTGTGTGTCAGTGACTTCCGAAATCAACCCAAAGGCGGCTCACAAAAGACACGAGCAAGGCTGGGTAGATGAAATCATTACCGAAATGTCTGAATTGGTAGAACGGGTGAAATTGGCTAAGGCCAATAAAGAAGTGGTATCCATTGCTTACATTGGAAATACGGTAGATGTTTGGGAGCAGTTTTACGAAGAGGGAATTTTTGTTGAACTTGGTTCTGACCAAACTTCATTGCACAATCCTTGGGCAGGTGGTTACTACCCTGTAGGATTGACCTACGAAGAAGCGAACCAAATGATGGTGGAAGATCCCGAAAAATTCCACTCCTCTGTGCAAGAAAGCCTGAAGAGGCAAGCTACTGCCATCAACAAGCATTCGGCAAATGGCACCTACTTCTTCGATTATGGAAATGCCTTTTTGCTGGAAGCAGGACGAGCGGGTGCCGATGTCATGGCTGATGATGGCATTCATTTCAAGTACTCATCTTACGTTCAAGACATAATGGGGCCGATGTGTTTCGATTATGGCTTCGGTCCTTTTAGATGGGTTTGTGCCTCAGATAAGGATTCTGACTTGGAAAAAACGGATGCCATAGCTGCGAAGGTTTTGGAGAAAATCAAAGAAAACAGCCCCGAAGAGATCCAGCAGCAAATGTCTGATAACATTCGCTGGATCAAGGCTGCAGGAGAAAATAAATTAGTTGTGGGCTCCAAAGCTCGCATCCTTTACGCCGATGCTGAGGGACGCGTAAAAATTGCGAAGGCTTTTAATGAGGCTATCGCTTTAGGCGACATCGGGCCAGTCATTCTCGGAAGGGATCACCACGATGTTTCAGGAACGGATTCCCCTTACCGGGAAACCAGCAACATCTACGACGGGTCACAATTTACCGCTGACATGGCCGTCCAAAACTTTGTTGGCGATGCCTTCCGTGGCGCCACTTGGGTGAGTTTGCATAATGGCGGCGGCGTAGGCTGGGGCGAAGTGATAAACGGCGGATTCGGTATGCTTCTCGACGGTAGCGCATCCAGCGAAAAGAAGTTGAAAAGCATGCTTCACTGGGACGTTAATAACGGAATAGCCAGAAGGAGCTGGGCCCGAAATGATGAGGCGATTTTTGCTATCAAGAGAGCCATGGAAGAAGAGTCGAAACTGAAAGTGACATTGCCGAATAAGGTTGATTCCACCCTTCTTGACAATTTACAATAG